A genomic window from Gallus gallus isolate bGalGal1 chromosome 33, bGalGal1.mat.broiler.GRCg7b, whole genome shotgun sequence includes:
- the LOC112530840 gene encoding olfactory receptor 14J1-like, which produces MPNSSSISEFLLLALADTRQLQLLHFWLLLGIYLAALLSNGLISTTVACNHRLHTPMYFFLLNLALLDLGCISTTLPKAMANALWHTRAISYAGCAAQVFFFVFFILAEYSLLTVMSYDRYVAICKPLHYRNLLGSRACATMAAAAWGTGLLYSLLHTASTFSLPLCQGNAVDQFFCEIPQILKLSCSKSYFREVGLIVFSVLVLFGCFAFILFSYVQMFRAVMRMPSEQGRHKAFSTCLPHLAVVTLFLSTAFFANLRPPSLSSQALDLTMAVLYSVVPPTLNPLIYSMRNQELKDAVRKMIAWTHFSRDKLLISL; this is translated from the coding sequence atgcccaacagcagctccatcagtgagttcctcctcctggcattggcagacacgcggcagctgcagctcctgcacttctggctcttgctgggcatctacctggctgccctcctgagcaatGGTCTCATCAGCACAACCGTAGCCTGCaaccaccgcctgcacacccccatgtacttcttcctcctcaacctcgccctcctcgacctgggctgcatctccaccactctccccaaagccatggccaatgccctctggcacaccagggccatctcctacgcaggatgtgctgcacaggtctttttctttgtcttcttcatcttggcagaatattcccttctcacagtcatgtcctatgaccgctacgttgccatctgcaagcccctgcactaccggaacctgctgggcagcagagcttgtgccaccatggcagcagctgcctggggcactgggcttctctattccctgctgcacactgccagtacattttccctgcctctgtgccaaggcaatgctgtggatcagttcttctgtgaaatcccccagatcctcaagctctcctgctccaaATCCTATTTCAGGGAAGTTGGGCTTATTGTCTTTAGTGTCCTTGTCTTATTTggatgttttgctttcattctcttctcctatgtgcagatgTTCAGGGCTGTGatgaggatgccctctgagcaggggcggcacaaagccttctccacgtgcctccctcacctggctgtggtcaccctgtttctcagcactgccttTTTTGCCAATCTGAGGCCcccctctctttcctcccaAGCCCTGGATCTGACGATGGCAGTTCTGTACTCGGTGGTGCCTCCAACcctgaaccccctcatctacagcatgaggaaccaggagctcaaggatgcAGTAAGGAAAATGATAGCATGGACTCATTTCAGCAGGGATAAACTCCTTATCTCTCTCTAA